CTGAAACCCTCTTTTTAAAACGGTTCTGCCAACTCGTTGTTTAACTTTAAATTAGATTCATACGACTTTTTGCGTCGCCGAATGGGCAATTACGCCGTTTTCAACCTATTTTTTTCCTGAAGCGGAGAATGCTGAGAACAAGCACGACCACACCGATAGAGCCCAGAGGTAAGAGCTGGTCCCAGAGAACTCGGAGACCACTCCCTTTGAGAAAAATCCCCCGCACGATAATTAGAAAATACCTCAACGGATTGACATAAGTGAGATACTGAATCAGCTTAGGCATATTGGCAATCGGGAACATAAATCCGGAGAGGATGATTGCCGGCATAAGAAAGAAGAAGGTCATCATCATAGCCTGCTGCTGGGTTCTGGCAAGGGTGGACATGAAAAGACCTATTCCTATAGTCGTCAAAAGGTAGACCGTCACCGACAGTAGCAGGAAAAAGAAATTTCCCCGGAAAGGTATTTTGAACCATAATATCGCCACCAGGGTTATCAGACACACATCTATAAAACCGATCAAGGCAAAAGGTGTAACTTTACCCAGGATGAGCTCAGAGGTCTTTATCGGGGTAACCATCAACTGCTCGATAGTTCCGATTTCTTTTTCCCTGACAATTGCCATAGAGGTCAGCATCATCGTGGTTATCATTAATATCAAAGCCAGAATCCCTGGCAAATTGAAATCCCTGCTTTTTAACTCTGGATTATACCAGGCTCTTACCTGGTTCTCCAGGCTCAGAATTTTTGGTTTAGAAACCATGCCGGTAACAGAAGCTCCAGCCAGCCTCTTCTGTACCTGATCCTGGAGAAGCTTTAGATTATAAGATAGAAGTAGCTGGTTTAAGTAACCGGAGACTACTCCTGCGGTGTTGGAATTGGTCCCATCGATTATGATTTGAATCGGGACAGTTTTCCCTTTTTTCAACTCCTGAGCAAAATCACTTTTTATCTCAATCCCCACCCAGACTTCCCCCTTATCCAGACGCTCAACCATCTCTTTCTGGCTTTCCGGAAAATAGTTGATCTGAAAGCGGCCGGAATTTTTGAAAAGCAGGATAAGTTCCCTGCTCTCCTGAGTCATAGAGAAATCTAAAACCGCTGCGGGAATCCGCTTAACATCCATATTGGCGGCATAACCTAACAGGATAATCTGTATGATCGGAGCCACAAAGATAATCATCAGCATCCTCTTGTCTCTCCTGATCTGAACAGCCTCTTTAAGAAAGATA
This sequence is a window from Candidatus Zixiibacteriota bacterium. Protein-coding genes within it:
- a CDS encoding ABC transporter permease — protein: MLMIIFVAPIIQIILLGYAANMDVKRIPAAVLDFSMTQESRELILLFKNSGRFQINYFPESQKEMVERLDKGEVWVGIEIKSDFAQELKKGKTVPIQIIIDGTNSNTAGVVSGYLNQLLLSYNLKLLQDQVQKRLAGASVTGMVSKPKILSLENQVRAWYNPELKSRDFNLPGILALILMITTMMLTSMAIVREKEIGTIEQLMVTPIKTSELILGKVTPFALIGFIDVCLITLVAILWFKIPFRGNFFFLLLSVTVYLLTTIGIGLFMSTLARTQQQAMMMTFFFLMPAIILSGFMFPIANMPKLIQYLTYVNPLRYFLIIVRGIFLKGSGLRVLWDQLLPLGSIGVVVLVLSILRFRKKIG